The genomic segment CGGGTGGACGTGGTCGGTCCTCTCTGCACCCCGCTCGATGTCATCGCTCGCGATCTCGAACTGCCTCGCGCGGAGATCGGGGATCTGATCGGAGTTTTTCAGTCCGGTGCCTATGCTCGAACAGCCAGCCCGTTGGGATTTTTGAGTCATCCCGCCCCGCCAGAGATCTGGATCGAGAACGGCAAGGATCGGCTGGTGCGCCGCCGCGGCACTCATGCTGATCTCCTCACTGATTGCATACCTGCGCCTCCGTCGTAATCACCCCCGGGTCCCTGTAAATTCAAATCCACTACCATGCATCCGCGAGGGAGTTATCCGGACGACGACTTCCTTCATGAAAACCTGACATTTCAGCCGATCCGTCAGAATTTCGACGAACAGGACATGGCCGGGATGGCCCAGGCAGTGCAAGAGGTTTTCAGAGATTCCAATTTGTGCCACCGAGCGGCGCTGCGAACGATGGGCAAGTTGCTCATGATTGCCTATCACTTTCCGCCGCAGATCGGCACCAGTGGATTGCTGCGCTCGCTCAAGTTTGCCCGTTATCTTCCGGACGAAGGCTGGCAGCCGGTGGTGCTGACCGTCAAGAACTGGGTCTACGACCGCACGGACTCCAGCTCCAATGTCCCGGAGAATATTGCCGTTCTCCGGCCTTTCGCCTTGGACACGCGAAAGCACCTTTCGATCGGCGGCCGTTATATTCGGTGGATGGCTCTGCCGGACAGGTGGGTAACGTGGCTGCTCGGAGCGATGCCTGCCGGCCTTACGGCGATCTATCGGCATCACATCGATGTCATCTTCTCCACCTTCCCGATTGCAACCGCGATTCTAATCGGGCTTCTGCTCCATCGAATTACCGGCAAACCCTGGGTAGTTGACCTCAGAGATTCGATGACGGAGGATGAGTACCCCAAAGACCCGCTCACGAGGAAAACGTATCGCTGGATTGAGACTCACGCCGTACGTCATGCTGATCGCATCCTCTTTACAGCTCCCTCCGCCCTGGATATGTATCGCAACCGATATCCCTTTCTCAATTCGGCGAAGTGTCTCGTCATTCCCAACGGATATGATGAGGAGGACTTCGAGACTCTTGTTTCGCCTCGAAACATGCGCATTGGCAACACTCCGATCCGAATGGTACATTCCGGGCTGATTTATCCGGAAGAGCGGGATCCGCGATCATTCTTCAGGGCTTTGGCTGCACTCAAGAAAGACTCGAAGATAGGTCCAGAAAGTCTGGTTGTCGATCTCCGGGCAACTGGTAACGAAGGCTACTTCGAGCGCATGATAAAAGATCTGCAGATCGACGACATCGTACGACTTCTTCCGGCCTTACCTTACCGTGAAGCGCTCCAGGATGCGGCTGATTCGCAGGCTCTCTTATTATTGCAGGCCGCCTCCTGCAACCATCAAATACCGGGCAAGACATACGAATATCTCCGACTGGGCCTCCCAATTCTGGCGCTGACGCCGCAAGAGGGCGATACCGCTGCGGTCTTGAGGGAGGTCGGAGGCGCAGTCATTGCGGACCTGGCGGATGAGAAAGCCATTTATGAAGCGTTGCCTGCCTTTCTTTCTGAGGTGAGAGACGGCACCCACTCCTTACCTGATCAAGAAAAAGCGCAGTGCTATGAGAGGAAAAATCAAACCCGTCTGCTGGCGTGCTGCCTCGATCAGCTAGTGAGAGAGAAGGCCTCAGCGGGCAGCCGCATGCCTCCTGCAAGCCGATCATAGCCTGCTTGTCGCAAAATATCCGGTTTCGCTCATATCACAAATGGCTGGCTGCGTCCCGGCCTGCTCCATGTCGACGACAAACCGGATGCGGCCCAACTCTGGCTGGTGCAGGACCGGGTCGCTTCAATCCATAGAGTCAGCTATGATGAACGGTTCGCGAAGCTCTCCGTGGAAACCGTACTGACACTGCGGAGCTTGTAAGACACGGCATCGACCTCGACAAGGTCAGCCAAATGAACCACCTTGGCGGCGATGACAGCTGCAAACGCAATTAGATGTCGCACCGCCGGGAACGGTGGGGGGCAGATGGCAATTACCTGGCGTAGCCCCCTCGGCGTGCTTCATGCTATCAGTCATCTTAGGGGACGCGCCTTTAAGCGAAGCGTCCACCAGGTGGCAGGACGGGGCACACAAGGCCGACTCAAACAGCACAGATAGGCGCGTGTTCGTGAATCCTGAAGTCATTATGGTTTCTCACAGAGCCCTGTTGAAAACAGGCAGTGTCGAGAAGGCTGCATGAAAATCCTGTTTGTCTGTCACCGCTTGCCCTATCCGCCTGAAAGAGGGGGTAAGATCCGGCCGTTCAACATGATCCATTGGCTCCATGACCACGGTCATGAGGTGACGGTAGTGTCGATCGCGCGCTCCAAGCAGGAGCTTGAGAAAGGAAAGGGCCTTTATGCATTTTGTCATCGATATGACGCCGCGCTGATTTCACCGCTCCGAGGGTGGCTCCAGGCGGCGCTCTTCGCACTGAGCCCACTTCCCTCTTCGCTCGGCTACTTTTACGTTCCGGGGCTGCGCGAGAGGGTCCGCCGTATCCTTCAGAATGAGCGTTTTGACATGCTCTGGGTGCATTGTTCATCGGTCGCCCAATATGTGCTCGATCATGATTCCTGCTACCGGGTCATGGACTTCGGGGACATGGACTCCGAGAAATGGTTCCGATTTGCACGCCAGCGGGCCTTCCCCTTATCCCTCGGGTATCAGATGGAAGGGATCAAGCTCCGGCGCTATGAGGAGCGCCTGGCGCGCGCCTTCAACTGCTGCACCGTCGTGTCCCGGGCGGAAAAACGAACGCTGGACACGTTCGGCTTCCCCGTTTCCGTGACAGTCATCCCGAATGGAGTGGACATCGATTACTTCAACAATCCCACGGGGAACTACGATCCTCGGACTCTGATTTTCCTTGGACAGATGGATTATTACCCCAATGTGGACGCGGTGGAGTATTTCTGCAACGCCATCCTCCCGCTCATCCGGCGAGAACTGCCGGATGTCCGGCTCCAGATCGTCGGCAACAGCCCGAACCGTCGCGTGCGCAATCTCGCTCGTATTCCCGGAGTTGAAATCACGGGGCCCGTTCCCGACGTTCGTCCGTACCTGATCAAGGCCGCAGTGAGCATCGCGCCGCTGCGGATCGCATGCGGCATTCAAAACAAGGTGCTTGAATCAATGGCCATGCGCGTGCCGGTCGTGGCTTCTTCCGGCGCCTTCGACGGCATCACCGCCGTTGAGAACGAGGACCTTCTCGTGGACGATTCCCCTGAAGGTTTCGCCTCCAAAGTCGTGGCCCTGTTGAACGATCCCGCCCTGCGAGACAGGATAGCTGATGCGGGGCGGCGGAGGATCGAACGGTCCCACACCTGGCCGGCATGCCTGGCGGTCTTGTCCGAACTCCTCATTGAAAGCGCCAGGTCTCACTAGCCCGGCCAAAGCTGCATCCAACGGGCAACAACGAAAACTAGAGCGATGGACTCTGAACAGCAAGCCGCTGATCCCCGCGGTTCTTTGCGCATCCTGTTCGTGGCAACCCAGCTCCCTGCTCCTCAGGACGCCGGCGGCAAGATCCGCAGCTTCCACATCATGCGTCAGCTCGCCCGAATCCACGACCTGACCTTCGTCTGCACAGTCAGCCCCAGCACCGATGAGTCATTGTTGAACCAGGTGCGTTCGATTTGTCCGAACTTCATCGCTGTGCCCTTTCGCACCGTTTCGATCAATTCCTGGAGATATCTTTTGAAGCTGGCCGGCAACTTCTTTGGGCTCAAGCCCTTCGGGATTGCCAAGGATTATTCGCCGGAATTATCCGAACGCGTAGTCGGCTTGGCTCGATCTGGGCACTATGACCTGATTGTCTGTGACTACCTCCATGCCATGATCAATCTGCGCGATCTTGACTCAGTGCCAGTGCTGCTCTTCCAGCATAACGTCGAGGCCGAAATCCTCCAGCGGCATTACCAGCAGGCGCGCAATCCCATGCATCGCCTCTTCTGGTTCTATCAATGGAAAAAACTGGAGTCTTTCGAGCGGCGGACCGCGAGGAAGGCTGCTTCATGCGTCGCAGTATCGGAACGCGACAGGCTCATATTCAAACACCTCTATGGCTTCAAGAATGTTTTTGCCATCGATACGGGCGTAGACATCGCCTACTTTTCCGGCCTCACCGGAGTCCGAAAGCCGCACCAGATGCTGTTTACCGGATCAATGGACTGGCGCCCGAATGAGGACGCCATGGTTTTTTTCAGCCGGGAAGTCATGCCGCAGATCTCAGGAGTGATTCCCGATGTTTCGCTGAAGATAGTCGGCCGCGGCCCCGGCAAGCGGGTGCAAATGCTTGCCGAGGGAAACCCAAAGATCCAGGTCACGGGCAGGGTTGAGGATGTTCGCCCGTTCCTTGCTGAGAGCTCGCTGTTCGTTGTCCCGGTGCGGATTGCCGGCGGAACCAGGATCAAGATTTTTGAAGCCATGGCTAGCAGCATTCCTGTTGTCTCCACGCGCATAGGCGCTGAAGGGCTCTCCGTGACGGATCAGGTGCACCTACTGCTGGCAGACACTCCTGAGGATTTTGCGGCCGCTGCCGTACGGCTCATGCGGGATACTACCTTGGCTCGGAATTTGGCCGAGAAGGCCAAGGCCTTTGTTTCGGCGAACAACGATTGGGAGATCATCGGCAGACAGTTTTCGGATATTTGTTACCGCACAGTTCAATATCAGAAAGGTTCTGGACATGAGAATTAGCATTTTTGGGCTCGGCTATGTCGGCGCAGTGACTGCGGCGTGCTTGGCTCAGGACGGCCACGCCATCGTCGGCGTGGACGTAGATCCTACCAAGATCGCGATGTTCCGTGAGGGCAGGAGTCCTATAATTGAGGAAGGATTGCCCGATCTGATCCAGAGTGGGGTACGGTCAGGCAGGATCCGAGTCATGGACGACGGCATACAGGCGATCCGGGAAACCGAAACATCACTCGTCTGCGTCGGAACCCCCAACCGCCGCAACGGCAGCCTCGACAGCGGTGTCATCCAAAGGGTGATGGCTCAGATCGGGGCCGCACTGAAGAACGACCGTGAAAACCACCTGATCATTATCCGGAGCACCCTTCTCCCCGGTTCCGTCTCCGGCACATTGATTCCAATCCTTGAAGCCGAATCAGGGAAAGAGGCCGGCCGCGACTTTGACATTTGCTTCAACCCGGAATTTCTGCGCGAAGGGACTTCAGTAAAGGACTTTTACAATCCTCCGTTCACAGTCATCGGGACTCGACATCAGGCGGCAGCAGAACGGGTCGCCGCCCTGTACCGCTCGATTCAGTCGCCGCTGTTCATTACTACCATCGAAGCTGCAGAGATGATCAAGTGCACCTGCAATACGTTCCACGCGCTCAAAATCGCCTTCGCAAACGAGATCGGCACGCTGTGCAAGCTCATGAACATCGACAGCCACGAGGTAATGAAGATCTTCTGCGCCGACAGCAAACTCAATGTCTCGGCCGCATACCTGAAGCCCGGCTTCGCCTTCGGGGGATCCTGCCTTCCCAAAGACCTTCGAGCCATGGAGTATCAGGCGCGCAATTTCGGGTACGAGATGCCGCTGATCAAGTCCATACTTCCCAGCAACAACCTGCATATTGAAAGAGCGATTCAGACGGTTCTGGATACGGGCCGGCGGAACATCGGACTCCTCGGGCTGAGCTTCAAGCCCGGAACCGATGACCTGCGCGAGAGCCCCCTCGTCGTGCTCGCAGAACGCCTGCTGGGCAAAGGTCTGGAGCTGCTGATCTTCGATGAAAACGTCAACATGGCAAAGCTCGTAGGGGCCAACAAACGGTATATTGAAAAGGAGATCCCTCACTTATCACGCCTCATGGTATCTGCGCCGGAACAGCTGTTCAAACAATCGAGCCTGATCATAGTCGGGGACAAGTCGCCCGTTTTCGCTCGGGCCCTGGAGTCGTGCACCAATGACAACCATGTAATCATTGATCTGGTGCGGATCAACGAGGCCGGCTTGAAAACCGGAGCGAACTATGACGGCATCTGCTGGTAAGACGGGCCGCTTGTGAGGGAGGAGGTTTTGTCTAAGCCCGGTAGCATGCCGCCGACCTGCGGAGGGGATGCGGGCCCGGACCATCCGGGCCGCGACGGGTTTTATGAGTACTACGCACGGGCCAGCCAGAGCCCGCAAACCCTGCAGCGCTTTTATTCGGTGCGCGACGTCATCCTGCGACTGCTGGCCCACCGGCATATGCCCACAAACTGCCTGGAGGTTGCAGACATCGGCTGCGGAGCCGGCACCCAAGCGATGATCTGGGCAGGCATGGGACACAGGCTTCATGGTCTGGATACCAACGGCCCTTTGATTGAGCTGGCAATCGAAAGGGCCGCCAAATCCGGCCTGCAAATCGATTTCCGCGTCGGTTCGGCGGAAAGACTCCCCTGGGAAGATGAATCCATGGACGTCTGCCTGGTGCCCGAACTCCTCGAACATGTGCAGAACTGGCGGGCATGCATTGGCGAGTTCGCTCGCGTGCTGCGGCCGGGCGGCATCATGGTTCTATCCACGACCAACAAGCTCTGTCCCGTGCAGATGGAATTTGACCTGCCGCTTTATAGTTGGTATCCGCGCAGGCTGAAGAAACGCTGCGAGCGGCTGGCGCTGACGAAACGCCCGGAACTTGTGAACTTCGCGAAGTATCCGGCGGTGAACTGGTTCAGCTTCTACAGTCTGCGTTCCGTGCTGTCACCGCTCGGCTTTCGCTCCTTCGATCGTTTTGACGCCATGGATCTCTCGCGAAAAGGTCCACTGGCGAAATTCGTGCTCTCGGGAATCCGGGCGGTTCCGCTCCTGCGTTGGCTGGCACACGTCGCCACACCTGCCACACTCCTGTTTGCAGTCAAGAGTGATGATGCGAACTTCGAGACCTGAAACAGGGATAAATGCAGCCGCGGTCGATCACCTGCAAGAAGTGCCATCGCGTGCGGATGTGCGCCCGATGGTTGCGGGAACTGCAGGAAGGCCCGTTCGAAGACAATCGGTTAGAATCGTGCACGTTTTACATTCCTTCGGGATCGGCGGTTTGGAGAATGGTGTTGTAAACCTGATCAACTTCCTCGATCGCGAGCGCTACCAGCATGCACTCCTTTGTGTGACACGCGCGGGATGCCTGGTGAAGAGGCTGCGCCGGCAGGATGTGGAGGTCATTGAACTGGGAAAAGACGAGGGGCAGGATTGGCGCCTGCCGCTGAAGATGGCACGCGAGTTGAGGCGCCTGAAGCCGCTGATTGTCCACACCCGCAACTGGGGAACGATCGACGGCATTATCGCAGGCCGCCTGGCCGGGGTGCCGGTCGTCGTGCACGGCGAACATGGCCGGACCATGCTCGAAATCGGCGAAGGCAGCCGCAAGCGGAAATGGGTCAGGAAGCTGCTGGGACCCATGATTGATGCCTATGTGACTGTTTCGGAGGAGCTGCGCGTTATCGCCAGAGACGACATCGGAATTCCGGATCGAAAGATCGCCACGATATGCAACGGCGTGGATCCGGCCAGGTTTTCGTTCGAGGTCGATCGGCGCTCCGTGCGGGTCGAGCACGGAATTCCCGTCGACGCATTCGTAATCGGCGGCGTCGGCAGGCTTGACCCGATCAAGAACTATGAAAGCCTTATCCGGATTCTGCCCCTCCTTCTGCAGGACTTTCCCGGCCTGCGACTCCTGATCGTGGGGGATGGACCCCAATACTCCGTTCTGGACGGATTGAGACGGGAACTGGGAGTGGCAGATCAGGTGATACTTGCAGGCCCTCGTGACGACGTCCCTAAGATGCTGAAAGTGATGGATGTGTTCGTCCTGCCTTCCTTCTCGGAGGGCATCTCCAATACGATCCTGGAAGCCATGGCAAGCAGCCTGCCCGTGATTGCGACGCGGGTCGGCGGCAATATCGAACTGGTCCTGCACCGCGAAACCGGGTTTCTGGTCGATCCCGGGAATCCATCAGAGACGTACGAAGCGATCCGAGCCTATTTGACGACTTCCCGCCTTGCGCAGGAGCATGGCTCGGCGGGAAGGAACCGGGTGGAGAGTCATTTCTCGCTTGGCAGGATGGTGGCCGCTTACGACACGTTGTATCGCGATTTATTGAGAAGGAAACACGTCCTGCCTTCTGGTTTTCAGAACGGCTCGTTCGTTGATGCCCAATAAGGGAGTGCCATGCCTCATTTGGTAGGCATCTGGAGTCCGGAGAGCAGCGAGCAAGCCATTAGCGCCTGCTTGGCAAAGCAATTGGAGCGGATACGGATCCCCAAGGCCCCCGGCGTCGATTATCTTGCGGTGTACCCCGGTTTCGGCATGGCCATCCAGGATCCGGGTATTCTGGAGAACGGCCCCCAGCCGGCGAAGTCGGAGGACGGAAGGTTTGCCCTGCTCCTCGACGGTGAGATATGGAACTCAGAAGAGCTGTCCCGGCAATTCCGCCGCGTCTTGCCCCCCGGCAGGATTCTGGGGCCGGAACTCTGTTTGCGTCTTTTTATGCAGCAGGGTACCGAAGCTCTCCACTTGTTCAACGGCGTTTTCTGTATCGTTCTCTATGACTGCAAAGACAGACGCCTCACGATCTGCACCGACCGCTACGGATTTCGCTCGGTATTTTATGTCCGGCGGGCAAACACGCTTCTGTTCGCGACCGAGTTGAAGGCACTCGCTGCCGTAGATCCCGGCAAGCGGGTGCTTGATGATGTCGGCATATTGGAAAGTTATTGCTACGGCACACACTTCATGGAGCGCACCTGGCTCGAAGGCTATTGGCGGCTCCCCCCGGCATCGATTTTGTCCCTGTCTGCAGGCGAGTTCAATACTCGCACCTACTGGATCTATAGATACGATGAAGCGTCCAAGCCCTTGGATCAGCCTACCTGCTTTACTGTTTACGGCAAATTGCTTGACCGTGCCGTCGAACGCTGCATGAGGGGATCGAGGAGGATCGGCATTTTTTTGAGCGGAGGATACGACAGCAGGGCGGTCGCGGCATGCATCCGCAGCCACCATCTTCCCCTGCCCGCCTTCACCTTCGGGCACCCGTCCTGCCGTGATGTGCGATTCGCGGGCATGCTTGCCGAGAAGCTGGGGCTTGAACATCACGCGCTCACGGATCAGGGACCTTATTTGTTTGCCAATTGTCCTTCAATCGTGTGGCGCACCGAAGGGCTGACCTCATTTGCGGTCACAACCTCCATCCGCTACCATGCGATCCTGAAAGAACACATGGACATTTTCCTCACCGGATTCCTCGGTGAATTCGGCGGATCGCACACTTGGCCGCAGCTCCTTATGGCCCGCACAAGAGGTGCCGCAATGGCAGCGATCTTCAATAGGTACGTCGCGCCTCGTTTGACAGCTGCGCGCCGCATCTTTGATGGGGGCTTTCTCAAGACGACGGAGGAGGCACTTCGAAGCCGTTTCTCGCTGAGCTTCGAGAAGGTTTCCAATGACCGCCCGCTCAACATCGCCGACGCCTGGAACCTCATCAATCTCCAGCCTTTCTCGACCTGGCACACCACCTCCATCGATCGCTATCTGCTCGAGGTCCGTCCGCCCCATCTGGATTTCGACCTGGTAGAGTTTCTCTTGACCATCCCGCCCCGTGCCCGGCTGGAACAGCGCATCTACAAGAAAATGATAGCCTACAGCTTTCCGGCCATCCGACACGTACCATGCACCAACGACGGTCTTCCCATCAATCCAAACTTTCCTTCCGCATACGCTGGTATGACTTTGAGGTTTATCGAAAGAAAAGTCCTGGCGCATGTGTCTCCAATCTTTTCCACGCAGCCGTCCCTGGGTCGTGAATCCCAAAGCCTTGCCGACGACCTTCGTTCCGAGCCCGACCTGATCACCAAGTTGCTGAACCCTCTGCTGAAACAGGGAGTTTTTCCGTCGACGATATTTGACCATAAGGGGATCAAGAAGATCGTCTCCGAGCACTATGAGCGCGGAAAAAACCACGAGGCTATTCTGGCCAGGCTCATTTCATGGGCGCTCGCCGCCAGGTACTTCTATTACGACGACCTTGCCGTTCCACCAGCTTTGCTCGAAACACCATGATGCTGCTTTTGATCTATTGCCGGCGATCAGCCGGCTGGATCAGCATAGAGCTATGACGAAATCTGACGGCCGACGTAACTCCTTCAACCTTTCACCTTGGGCAAAAAAATGAGGCCAACGCGAGCATCAATACAGAGACTTCTTCCAGTGGCGTTTATGATTCTGTCGGTAACCAATGCAGGCGCCTTGGGTCAGGTAAACCGGATCTCGATATTCAACGACGCCGAAAGCATTATGACTCCTATGACCAATATCGATGGTGGACCGGATGTGGGCAATATCCTGAACTTCCACTTCTTTCCCGGATTACGTGACTATCTCAAGGGTAACAATCGTTCCGCCATGAGTCAGTTGACCTACTTCCTGGATCGTCCTCAATATTCCAGTATGAATCCCAAACAGAATCAATATTTCAGCATTGGCCACTATGTCCGGGGAATGATTTACTTCTACCACGCGCAGGGGGTCGGAAGGCTTGAGCTGGCACGAATGGAGTTCGACAGCGCCATTCTGAGGAATCCGAATAACCACTTTGCTTACCTGGAGTTAGCCCGCGTCTATTCTCTGCTCGGTTTCAAGCAACAGGCCGTCCTGACGCTCCAAAAGGTTCTCAAACTAAATCCCGAGGGATCTCTAGCCCAGGAAGTGCGCCGGGAACTTGCGCTCGTCCAACAGCAAAAATAGAATTGATACATCGCCCTGTCGCCAAACGGTGGTTATGGTACAGTAATGCCACTTCGACTACGTTCGGTAGATCTGGAAACTGACCGGGAGGAATTGATCAGCCTCCTCGGAAGAAATCTGCCCGAGATTTCACATGCTCATAGGTACGAATGGCTCTATCTGGCAAATCCCCATGGAGTGGCGAGATCGTGGTTTGTGGTTGATAGTCCGTCAGGCAATGCCGTCGGTTGTGCTTCGCTCTTCCCCAAGATTCTCTGTCTCGACGGCCGACCGCGATTGTGCGGCCAAGTAGGAGATTTCGCAATTGATCGAGCTTTCCGAAGTCTTGGCCCCGCATTAATGCTTCAGCGTTGTACCCTTGAAGCCGTCAGGAGAGGTGAATTCGAGATTTGCTATGACTGCCCACCGCATTCTCTGGGAATGTCCACGTTCCAGCGTCTGGGCATGGCCGAGAGCTGCCAGATGCATGGGTACGCACGACTGATGCGAACTGACCGGCAACTGCGCAAGCTCCTCGGCAATAAAACACTTTCGCGTCTTATTGCCGTGCCCTGCAACTATTATCTACGTACACGGAATCATAAATCTCTGCCTGATAACGCCTTGGACATTGCACCGCTGGAAGGTTCTTTCGGGGAAGAGTTCACCGCACTTGATCGTCAACTCACAGGGGCTGCGGTAATTCGTTGCCGTCGAAGTGCAGAATATCTCAACTGGCGATTCCGCGAGGATCCCCTAAATCATTATACGGTCCTGACAGCACGCCGTCGGAACCAGCTTGTCGGTTTTGCCATCCTTGCTGCTGACAAACAGGATGCGCATCTGCTTGACATCTGTGGGGCTCCCGAAGTCAGCTCGCAGTTGGTGGAAGCAGCGGCCAATGCAATCAAGGACATGCGCGTGGAGACGCTTCGTGCCACAATCTCACAATTCAATCCACTCTCAGTTGTGCTGCAGGAACGGGGATTTTGGTTTCGTGCGCCAGCGGCTAGGGTTATTGCTTACTGCTCTCCCGAAGCTGAGATGTTGAGAAACATGCTGGACAGTCCAAATAATTGGGTATTGACACACTCAGATATTCTAGCCTAACAAGGATGCGCCGAGCGACTCAGTACCAGACATGCCGTTTATGGGGAGTATCGTATGCCCACGCTGTATCTGCGCGGCCCGCAGCTCCCCCCTCAGAACATCTTGACAACTATACTAATAGTACTACTCCTCTAAATCTTGATTCCTGTGACATTCGTTACAATAGATTTTCTATTTCAGTGCGACAATGTGATCGCACCCTGTTGCCGACGCTGGGCTCGCAGGGTTTTCATGCTGTTATGGGAAGTTTCTCGAATGTTCAGACGCAATGAGACATTGGTGGATGCAGCTACCGCCACTGGGGCAAAATTCAGGTTGAGACATTGGCCTTTTTCTACCGCGCCGATGTTCGTTTCGTCGGCAAACTTCACTGCGGACCGTTGCCTGTGCCCAACCTCATTCGCCAATCCCGGTCTTTGTCCTGACGGATTTCTCCCCGATGTCTGGAAGGTGACAAGCTGCTTGGCGATCATATCCGCATCAAAGACGTGCATGCCCATGGCCTATAAAGACCTCTTGGAAGTCAGAACCATCGCCCATTTCAGGACTAACTCGACGACGCCGGCCGTATCGCAGACACTGAGGAGTATGTTATGAAATTGAAGCTCGTAATCGCATTTCTTTTCGTGCTTTATGCTTTTGCTGGACTGTCTCATACTCCCCCAGGACCTGTTGACTCCCTGCAACCAGGGCAATGGTACGAGGTGCCGAACTCGAAGCTGAGAACTTCAGGAGTTGCGTATCCAAACAATCCTTCTGGGCTTGGGGATATTAGCCAGATCATATCCATCTGGAATGGCGGCGCCTTCGACAGCAAACGGGATAGATTGATAATTTGGGGTGGAGGGCATGGAGTTACTTACAGGAACGACGTGTACACCTTCGATCTGAACTTGGTAAATCAGGGCGTTCAGGCCTGGGGAAGGGCGATTGATCCTTCGTTGGTTTTCAATAACCCGGAAACAGAGGTATATTATCCGGACGGTCATCCCAGGTCACGGCATACCTATGGTTATCTGACATATATTCCTGATCCCGTAGATCGGTTTTTAACCCTTGGCGGAACTGCATTTGCTCCCAATGGAAATGTC from the Terriglobia bacterium genome contains:
- a CDS encoding nucleotide sugar dehydrogenase, yielding MRISIFGLGYVGAVTAACLAQDGHAIVGVDVDPTKIAMFREGRSPIIEEGLPDLIQSGVRSGRIRVMDDGIQAIRETETSLVCVGTPNRRNGSLDSGVIQRVMAQIGAALKNDRENHLIIIRSTLLPGSVSGTLIPILEAESGKEAGRDFDICFNPEFLREGTSVKDFYNPPFTVIGTRHQAAAERVAALYRSIQSPLFITTIEAAEMIKCTCNTFHALKIAFANEIGTLCKLMNIDSHEVMKIFCADSKLNVSAAYLKPGFAFGGSCLPKDLRAMEYQARNFGYEMPLIKSILPSNNLHIERAIQTVLDTGRRNIGLLGLSFKPGTDDLRESPLVVLAERLLGKGLELLIFDENVNMAKLVGANKRYIEKEIPHLSRLMVSAPEQLFKQSSLIIVGDKSPVFARALESCTNDNHVIIDLVRINEAGLKTGANYDGICW
- a CDS encoding glycosyltransferase family 4 protein; this encodes MDSEQQAADPRGSLRILFVATQLPAPQDAGGKIRSFHIMRQLARIHDLTFVCTVSPSTDESLLNQVRSICPNFIAVPFRTVSINSWRYLLKLAGNFFGLKPFGIAKDYSPELSERVVGLARSGHYDLIVCDYLHAMINLRDLDSVPVLLFQHNVEAEILQRHYQQARNPMHRLFWFYQWKKLESFERRTARKAASCVAVSERDRLIFKHLYGFKNVFAIDTGVDIAYFSGLTGVRKPHQMLFTGSMDWRPNEDAMVFFSREVMPQISGVIPDVSLKIVGRGPGKRVQMLAEGNPKIQVTGRVEDVRPFLAESSLFVVPVRIAGGTRIKIFEAMASSIPVVSTRIGAEGLSVTDQVHLLLADTPEDFAAAAVRLMRDTTLARNLAEKAKAFVSANNDWEIIGRQFSDICYRTVQYQKGSGHEN
- a CDS encoding glycosyltransferase, which gives rise to MENGVVNLINFLDRERYQHALLCVTRAGCLVKRLRRQDVEVIELGKDEGQDWRLPLKMARELRRLKPLIVHTRNWGTIDGIIAGRLAGVPVVVHGEHGRTMLEIGEGSRKRKWVRKLLGPMIDAYVTVSEELRVIARDDIGIPDRKIATICNGVDPARFSFEVDRRSVRVEHGIPVDAFVIGGVGRLDPIKNYESLIRILPLLLQDFPGLRLLIVGDGPQYSVLDGLRRELGVADQVILAGPRDDVPKMLKVMDVFVLPSFSEGISNTILEAMASSLPVIATRVGGNIELVLHRETGFLVDPGNPSETYEAIRAYLTTSRLAQEHGSAGRNRVESHFSLGRMVAAYDTLYRDLLRRKHVLPSGFQNGSFVDAQ
- a CDS encoding class I SAM-dependent methyltransferase is translated as MSKPGSMPPTCGGDAGPDHPGRDGFYEYYARASQSPQTLQRFYSVRDVILRLLAHRHMPTNCLEVADIGCGAGTQAMIWAGMGHRLHGLDTNGPLIELAIERAAKSGLQIDFRVGSAERLPWEDESMDVCLVPELLEHVQNWRACIGEFARVLRPGGIMVLSTTNKLCPVQMEFDLPLYSWYPRRLKKRCERLALTKRPELVNFAKYPAVNWFSFYSLRSVLSPLGFRSFDRFDAMDLSRKGPLAKFVLSGIRAVPLLRWLAHVATPATLLFAVKSDDANFET
- a CDS encoding TIGR03087 family PEP-CTERM/XrtA system glycosyltransferase, with protein sequence MKILFVCHRLPYPPERGGKIRPFNMIHWLHDHGHEVTVVSIARSKQELEKGKGLYAFCHRYDAALISPLRGWLQAALFALSPLPSSLGYFYVPGLRERVRRILQNERFDMLWVHCSSVAQYVLDHDSCYRVMDFGDMDSEKWFRFARQRAFPLSLGYQMEGIKLRRYEERLARAFNCCTVVSRAEKRTLDTFGFPVSVTVIPNGVDIDYFNNPTGNYDPRTLIFLGQMDYYPNVDAVEYFCNAILPLIRRELPDVRLQIVGNSPNRRVRNLARIPGVEITGPVPDVRPYLIKAAVSIAPLRIACGIQNKVLESMAMRVPVVASSGAFDGITAVENEDLLVDDSPEGFASKVVALLNDPALRDRIADAGRRRIERSHTWPACLAVLSELLIESARSH
- a CDS encoding glycosyltransferase; translation: MHPRGSYPDDDFLHENLTFQPIRQNFDEQDMAGMAQAVQEVFRDSNLCHRAALRTMGKLLMIAYHFPPQIGTSGLLRSLKFARYLPDEGWQPVVLTVKNWVYDRTDSSSNVPENIAVLRPFALDTRKHLSIGGRYIRWMALPDRWVTWLLGAMPAGLTAIYRHHIDVIFSTFPIATAILIGLLLHRITGKPWVVDLRDSMTEDEYPKDPLTRKTYRWIETHAVRHADRILFTAPSALDMYRNRYPFLNSAKCLVIPNGYDEEDFETLVSPRNMRIGNTPIRMVHSGLIYPEERDPRSFFRALAALKKDSKIGPESLVVDLRATGNEGYFERMIKDLQIDDIVRLLPALPYREALQDAADSQALLLLQAASCNHQIPGKTYEYLRLGLPILALTPQEGDTAAVLREVGGAVIADLADEKAIYEALPAFLSEVRDGTHSLPDQEKAQCYERKNQTRLLACCLDQLVREKASAGSRMPPASRS
- a CDS encoding GNAT family N-acetyltransferase; the encoded protein is MSGFAHITNGWLRPGLLHVDDKPDAAQLWLVQDRVASIHRVSYDERFAKLSVETVLTLRSL